A region of Mesorhizobium sp. AR02 DNA encodes the following proteins:
- a CDS encoding Lrp/AsnC family transcriptional regulator — MEESSTQALDRIDVRILRVLQAEGRLTNAELAVRVNVSAATCHRRTQRLFDEGYITGVRAEIAPVAVGLGALVMVGVVLDRSTPESFAAFEAAVHELKEVLDCNLVAGDFDYLLKIRVRDMADFNKLHGQKLIALPGVRQTRTFFVMKEVKENARLPF; from the coding sequence ATGGAAGAATCTTCCACGCAGGCCCTTGATCGTATCGACGTCAGGATCCTGCGCGTCCTGCAAGCCGAGGGACGGCTGACAAATGCGGAACTGGCGGTCCGGGTGAATGTCAGCGCGGCCACCTGCCATCGGCGCACGCAGCGCCTGTTCGATGAAGGCTACATCACCGGGGTTCGGGCCGAGATTGCGCCGGTTGCGGTCGGACTTGGCGCGCTGGTGATGGTCGGCGTGGTGCTCGACCGCTCGACGCCGGAAAGCTTTGCCGCTTTCGAGGCGGCCGTGCACGAGCTCAAGGAGGTGCTGGATTGCAATCTCGTGGCGGGCGACTTCGACTATCTGTTGAAGATAAGGGTTCGCGACATGGCGGATTTCAACAAGCTCCACGGGCAGAAGCTGATCGCGCTGCCGGGGGTTCGGCAAACCCGGACATTCTTCGTCATGAAGGAGGTCAAGGAGAATGCGCGGCTGCCGTTTTGA
- a CDS encoding DMT family transporter, whose translation MAISGTAGLFSIESGQPTLNVIFFRCVFGAIALVGWSALREGWKSLFITDRALWPLVFVSGICLVLNWVALFQAFKLTSIGFATIIYHLQPFWIVLAGAFLLREGLSRHKLGWICVAFLGLVLTIIPKLGVMRADHDWLLGVGLALVASLFYAATTLTTRAVKSVKPSVLSAIHCLIGVIVFAPFVDLAALQGGGNTTWGWAMWGWLVGLGVIHTGVVYILLYSSYSRLPITIIAAGSFLNPVAALLTDFFVFGRSISAMQGAGLILILLAGLAVNLGWPFGFGSARRVAPSQEP comes from the coding sequence ATGGCCATATCCGGCACGGCCGGTCTCTTCTCCATCGAGTCAGGCCAACCTACGCTCAACGTCATCTTTTTTCGCTGTGTCTTCGGCGCGATAGCGCTTGTCGGATGGAGCGCCCTGCGAGAAGGATGGAAGAGCCTCTTCATCACGGACAGGGCATTGTGGCCGCTCGTATTCGTCAGCGGCATTTGCCTCGTGCTGAACTGGGTGGCCCTGTTCCAGGCCTTCAAACTGACCTCGATCGGGTTTGCGACGATCATCTATCATCTGCAACCGTTCTGGATCGTGCTGGCAGGCGCATTTTTGCTGAGGGAAGGGCTGTCGCGGCACAAACTGGGATGGATCTGCGTCGCCTTTCTCGGCCTCGTCCTGACGATCATACCGAAACTCGGCGTCATGCGGGCGGATCATGACTGGCTTCTCGGTGTCGGCCTGGCGCTCGTCGCGTCGCTATTTTATGCCGCCACCACCTTGACCACGCGAGCCGTCAAATCGGTGAAGCCGAGCGTTCTCAGCGCCATTCACTGCCTGATCGGCGTCATCGTTTTCGCGCCGTTCGTCGATCTGGCCGCACTTCAGGGTGGCGGCAATACGACGTGGGGCTGGGCGATGTGGGGCTGGCTTGTCGGCCTTGGCGTCATCCATACCGGCGTCGTGTATATCTTGCTCTATTCGTCCTATTCCAGGCTGCCGATCACGATCATCGCTGCCGGGTCGTTCCTCAATCCGGTTGCCGCCTTGCTCACGGACTTTTTCGTATTCGGCCGCTCGATAAGCGCCATGCAGGGCGCCGGGCTGATCCTGATCCTGCTGGCGGGGCTTGCCGTGAACCTTGGCTGGCCGTTCGGTTTTGGCTCGGCACGCAGAGTTGCGCCGTCGCAAGAACCCTGA
- a CDS encoding ABC transporter permease, translated as MIWETVRLSLRSIRRNVLRSFLTLLGIVIGVAAVIAMLTIGSGTTEKVKADISKLGSNLLVVRSGRPAGPGGPGGLDQVVRPLTEKDLAALVAHLTGARAISPAAQKQVRVIFGTESLTSGVTGTDSAYLDARDWKLVSGRPFSDSETRSGTGVCLIGETVRQQFFGAGDPEGEIIRVNRTSCKIIGLLEPKGYTGFGQDQDNVVLMPLHAYQRRIAGNRDIDNIYIAADDSTPTSELQPRVEDILRDARRITPDRESDFAIRDMTQIADAMASATTTMTGMLGAVAGVSLLVGGIGIMNIMLVSVTERTREIGIRLAIGAHEKHILIQFLVEATVLSLLGGIIGILIGLALAGLAAVTLTIPFAPSPAVILLAVGFSALIGMVFGFFPALRGARLDPIDALRHE; from the coding sequence ATGATCTGGGAAACCGTCCGCCTCTCGCTGCGCTCCATCCGCCGCAACGTGCTGCGCTCGTTCCTGACGCTGCTCGGCATCGTCATCGGCGTCGCCGCCGTCATTGCCATGCTGACCATCGGCTCCGGCACCACCGAAAAGGTCAAGGCCGATATCTCCAAGCTCGGCAGCAACCTGCTGGTCGTCCGCTCTGGTCGTCCGGCCGGTCCCGGCGGCCCGGGCGGGCTCGACCAGGTGGTGCGTCCGCTGACCGAAAAGGACCTCGCGGCGCTCGTCGCGCATCTCACCGGCGCGCGTGCCATCTCGCCGGCCGCGCAGAAGCAGGTGCGCGTGATCTTCGGCACCGAGAGCCTGACCTCGGGCGTCACCGGCACCGACAGCGCCTATCTCGATGCGCGCGACTGGAAGCTGGTTTCGGGCCGTCCGTTCAGCGATTCCGAAACCCGTTCGGGCACCGGCGTCTGCCTGATCGGCGAGACGGTGCGGCAGCAATTCTTCGGCGCCGGCGATCCCGAGGGCGAGATCATCCGGGTCAACCGCACCTCGTGCAAGATCATCGGCCTGCTCGAGCCCAAGGGCTATACCGGCTTCGGCCAGGACCAGGACAATGTCGTCTTGATGCCGCTGCATGCCTATCAGCGCCGCATCGCCGGCAACCGCGACATCGACAACATCTACATCGCCGCGGACGACAGCACGCCGACCAGCGAGTTGCAGCCGCGCGTCGAGGACATCTTGCGCGATGCGCGGCGCATCACGCCCGACCGCGAGAGCGATTTCGCCATCCGCGACATGACCCAGATCGCCGACGCCATGGCCAGCGCCACCACCACCATGACCGGCATGCTGGGCGCGGTCGCTGGCGTCAGCCTGCTGGTCGGCGGCATCGGCATCATGAACATCATGCTGGTCTCGGTCACCGAGCGCACCCGCGAGATCGGCATCCGGCTCGCCATCGGCGCGCATGAAAAGCACATCCTCATCCAGTTCCTGGTCGAGGCGACGGTGCTGTCGCTGCTCGGCGGCATTATCGGCATCCTGATCGGCCTGGCGCTGGCCGGCCTCGCCGCGGTGACGTTGACCATACCGTTCGCGCCCAGCCCGGCCGTCATCCTGCTCGCCGTCGGCTTCTCGGCGCTGATCGGAATGGTGTTCGGCTTCTTCCCGGCGTTGCGCGGCGCCAGGCTCGACCCGATCGACGCGCTGCGGCACGAATAG
- a CDS encoding ABC transporter ATP-binding protein, with the protein MAAGAPLITFDKVWKSYGQGEARVHALAGVDLAIRRGEFVAIMGPSGSGKSTAMNIIGCLDTPTAGTYSFMGVDAGRLDRNRRAMLRNLYVGFVFQGYNLLARTTAAENVELPLIYRGVASRERRDLAMQALAQVGLVGREHHTPAELSGGQQQRVAIARAIVTRPTLLVADEPTGNLDTARTHEIMELLTQLNKELGLTVAMVTHEADVADYAERTIRFLDGHVASDTMKVELA; encoded by the coding sequence GTGGCCGCCGGCGCGCCCCTCATCACCTTCGACAAGGTCTGGAAAAGCTACGGCCAGGGCGAGGCCCGCGTGCACGCACTGGCCGGCGTCGACCTTGCCATCCGGCGCGGCGAATTCGTCGCCATCATGGGTCCGTCCGGTTCCGGCAAATCGACGGCGATGAACATCATCGGCTGCCTCGACACGCCGACGGCTGGAACCTATTCCTTCATGGGCGTCGACGCCGGCCGGCTCGACCGCAACCGCCGCGCCATGCTGCGCAACCTCTATGTCGGCTTCGTCTTCCAGGGCTACAATCTGCTGGCGCGCACCACCGCGGCCGAAAATGTTGAACTGCCGCTGATCTATCGCGGCGTGGCTAGCCGCGAGCGCCGCGACCTTGCCATGCAGGCGCTGGCGCAGGTCGGCCTTGTCGGCCGCGAGCATCACACGCCGGCCGAACTCTCCGGCGGCCAGCAGCAGCGCGTGGCGATCGCACGCGCCATCGTCACCCGGCCGACGCTGCTCGTCGCCGACGAGCCGACCGGCAATCTCGACACTGCCCGTACGCATGAGATCATGGAGTTGCTGACCCAGCTTAACAAGGAGCTTGGACTGACTGTGGCCATGGTCACGCATGAGGCAGACGTCGCCGACTATGCCGAGCGCACCATTCGCTTCCTCGACGGCCACGTCGCCTCCGACACCATGAAGGTAGAGCTGGCATGA
- a CDS encoding efflux RND transporter periplasmic adaptor subunit translates to MDQIVNLPKTESDSAIETALGLDKKGRSKSRRRGWLYALLTLIVLAAGLGLYQWFAGTPAKVDYTTVPAAKADLTVQVSATGTLQPLTQVDISSQLSGIIRSVSVNENQQVKKGDVLAALDTAKLQVQIERAEASAKGAAANVEDATVTLAENESALVRAAALTKRGMATDQSLEAATATRDRAKAALDSANANLAIANADLKSQQTDLANSTIYAPIDGIVLTRSVDPGQTVASSLQAPVLFIIAADLRNMELVAAVDEADIGAVKPGQHARFTVDAFPDRPFDAEIRDISYASVTTDGVVTYNARLEVDNNELLLRPGMTATVSVVTREAKGVLTVPASAFRYRPAQQAARGWSLSDLFTGRMGRPGGNRQRQAATAPTDGSRTLYVLENGRPHPVNVKIGSTDGELTEITSGLEEGAQVITASQPRS, encoded by the coding sequence GTGGACCAGATTGTCAATCTGCCAAAGACGGAATCGGATTCCGCCATCGAGACGGCGCTTGGGCTCGATAAAAAGGGGCGAAGCAAGTCGCGCCGGCGTGGCTGGCTCTATGCGCTGCTGACCCTGATCGTGCTTGCCGCCGGTCTTGGCCTCTATCAATGGTTTGCGGGCACGCCCGCCAAGGTCGATTACACCACCGTGCCGGCCGCCAAGGCCGACCTCACCGTCCAGGTGTCGGCGACGGGCACGCTGCAGCCCCTCACCCAGGTCGACATTTCCAGCCAGCTCTCCGGCATCATACGCTCGGTCTCGGTCAACGAGAACCAGCAGGTGAAGAAGGGAGACGTGCTGGCCGCCCTCGACACCGCCAAGCTGCAGGTCCAGATCGAACGCGCCGAGGCTTCCGCCAAGGGAGCCGCTGCCAATGTCGAGGATGCCACGGTGACGCTCGCCGAGAACGAAAGCGCGCTGGTGCGCGCGGCGGCCCTGACCAAGCGCGGCATGGCGACCGACCAGTCGCTCGAGGCGGCGACCGCGACGCGCGACCGCGCCAAGGCAGCGCTCGATAGCGCTAACGCCAATCTCGCCATCGCCAATGCCGATCTCAAATCACAGCAGACCGACCTTGCCAACAGCACCATCTACGCGCCGATCGACGGCATCGTGCTGACGCGTTCGGTCGACCCCGGCCAGACGGTCGCCTCCTCGCTGCAGGCGCCGGTTCTGTTCATCATCGCCGCGGATCTGCGGAACATGGAACTGGTGGCGGCGGTCGACGAGGCCGACATCGGCGCCGTCAAGCCCGGCCAGCATGCACGTTTCACCGTCGATGCCTTTCCGGATCGGCCGTTCGATGCCGAAATCCGCGACATCTCCTACGCCTCGGTCACGACAGACGGCGTCGTTACCTACAATGCGCGGCTCGAGGTCGACAACAACGAGCTGCTGCTGCGCCCAGGCATGACCGCCACTGTTTCGGTCGTCACGAGGGAAGCCAAGGGCGTGCTCACAGTGCCAGCTAGCGCCTTCCGCTATCGCCCGGCGCAGCAGGCGGCCCGTGGCTGGAGCCTGAGCGACCTGTTCACGGGCCGTATGGGTCGTCCCGGCGGCAATCGCCAGCGCCAGGCCGCAACGGCCCCCACCGACGGCTCGCGCACGCTCTATGTGCTGGAGAACGGCCGGCCGCATCCGGTCAACGTCAAGATCGGCTCGACCGATGGCGAACTGACCGAGATCACCTCCGGCCTGGAGGAAGGCGCGCAGGTCATCACCGCCTCGCAGCCGCGGAGCTGA
- a CDS encoding PhzF family phenazine biosynthesis protein, with the protein MQTRNYLLYDVFTTERLAGNPLAVVLDCKGLDTAAMQAIAREFNLSESVFVLPPDNPKHKNRIRIFTPDYEMPFAGHPTVGSAIALAELAEEGAGIFVLEENIGPVRCAVSKHDGATFAEFDLAKLPEPLKLEADPQAIGAALGLAPHEIGFENHRVAFWSAGVPYVTIPVANLEAAGRIRLDNQAWSELAPRKSEWAFASPYVYCRETVNHESAFHVRMIVPGTPSYEDPATGSAAAAFAGAILLFDGPTDGISQLWIEQGLEMGRPSRIRLELTVQGGKLASARIGGHAVKVAEGKLFV; encoded by the coding sequence ATGCAAACCCGGAATTACCTACTTTACGATGTGTTTACGACCGAGCGACTGGCCGGCAACCCGCTGGCGGTGGTGTTGGATTGCAAAGGTCTGGACACGGCCGCGATGCAGGCCATTGCGCGCGAATTCAACCTGTCCGAATCGGTCTTTGTGCTGCCGCCGGACAATCCCAAGCATAAAAACCGCATCCGCATCTTCACGCCCGACTATGAAATGCCCTTCGCCGGCCACCCGACAGTGGGTTCGGCAATCGCGCTGGCCGAACTGGCGGAAGAGGGCGCCGGCATTTTCGTGCTGGAAGAAAACATCGGTCCGGTGCGCTGCGCGGTCAGCAAACACGACGGCGCCACCTTCGCCGAGTTCGACCTGGCGAAATTGCCGGAACCGTTGAAGCTGGAGGCCGATCCGCAGGCGATTGGTGCTGCCCTTGGCCTGGCGCCACATGAGATCGGTTTCGAGAATCACCGTGTCGCCTTCTGGTCGGCGGGCGTGCCCTATGTGACCATTCCGGTCGCCAATCTCGAAGCGGCGGGCCGCATCCGGCTGGACAACCAGGCGTGGTCGGAACTGGCGCCGCGCAAGAGCGAATGGGCCTTCGCCAGCCCCTATGTCTATTGCCGCGAGACGGTGAACCACGAAAGCGCCTTCCATGTCCGCATGATCGTGCCCGGCACGCCTTCCTATGAAGACCCGGCAACTGGTTCTGCAGCGGCCGCCTTCGCTGGCGCCATCTTGCTTTTCGACGGCCCGACGGATGGCATTTCACAGCTGTGGATCGAGCAGGGGCTGGAGATGGGCCGGCCGTCGCGCATCCGCCTGGAACTGACCGTGCAAGGCGGAAAACTGGCCTCGGCGCGCATTGGCGGCCATGCGGTCAAGGTGGCGGAAGGCAAGCTATTCGTCTGA
- a CDS encoding TIR domain-containing protein, whose amino-acid sequence MADPKSVFVSYSWDSEDHKVWVRTLAERLVSNGVHAYLDDWDVQYGESLTQFMEEKLPTADFVFIVCTPQYATKSTARKGGVGYEAQIISSHIAASIERSKFVPILRTGKLAPDDPDCAMPPHFRGIRAIDMRADDQFDTMFENLLRHVYGKPALTRPSLGKPPSYVLGHIESLPMIDLVRLANFEIEHWELQSGVVRNELHPETFEIPSEATRRSLAVDDVVKLMFEYRYPEGFDEDIVPGGERMWVKIVGLNGPYFIGRLNNSPVCTADWHDLDYDSQVVFLPEHVIDFDKGGKDSAVAIAAHEKADRKKSTKKHTEVERRTGNRTRVKK is encoded by the coding sequence ATGGCCGACCCAAAAAGCGTTTTCGTTTCCTATTCTTGGGACAGCGAAGATCACAAGGTGTGGGTGAGAACCCTAGCTGAACGACTAGTTTCGAATGGCGTTCACGCCTACCTCGATGACTGGGATGTTCAGTACGGCGAAAGCCTTACGCAATTTATGGAAGAAAAGCTTCCTACCGCAGATTTTGTATTCATCGTCTGCACCCCGCAGTACGCAACCAAGTCAACGGCGAGGAAAGGGGGTGTCGGATATGAAGCACAAATCATTTCATCTCACATCGCGGCGTCTATCGAGCGGTCGAAATTTGTACCGATCCTTCGGACCGGCAAACTAGCTCCAGATGATCCAGATTGTGCCATGCCCCCGCATTTTCGTGGGATCAGGGCAATCGATATGCGCGCTGATGATCAGTTCGACACGATGTTCGAGAACCTATTGAGACACGTGTACGGGAAGCCGGCTCTGACCCGGCCGAGCCTTGGTAAGCCACCCTCATATGTACTAGGACATATCGAAAGCTTGCCGATGATCGACCTTGTCCGACTCGCCAATTTCGAAATCGAACATTGGGAATTGCAGAGCGGCGTAGTCCGCAATGAACTGCATCCCGAGACCTTTGAGATACCGAGCGAGGCAACGCGCAGATCGCTCGCTGTGGACGATGTCGTCAAGTTGATGTTTGAATACCGTTATCCGGAGGGCTTTGACGAAGACATCGTCCCTGGCGGTGAGCGGATGTGGGTAAAAATTGTCGGCTTGAATGGCCCATATTTTATCGGGCGATTGAACAACTCGCCCGTCTGCACCGCTGATTGGCATGATCTAGACTATGATAGCCAAGTGGTTTTCCTTCCAGAGCACGTCATCGACTTTGACAAGGGCGGTAAAGATTCCGCCGTCGCCATAGCGGCGCATGAGAAAGCGGACCGCAAGAAATCGACCAAAAAGCATACCGAGGTCGAGCGTCGAACTGGAAATAGGACTCGAGTGAAGAAGTAA
- the cobT gene encoding nicotinate-nucleotide--dimethylbenzimidazole phosphoribosyltransferase has protein sequence MPFKSLDELRAACLDLPTGSDTAAKAVARRQDTLTKPQGSLGRLETIAAWLARWQGRDMPKLDRVKVFVFAGNHGVTAQGVSAFPSEVTVQMVANFAGGGAAINQLARIAGAELDVIPLDLDHPTGDFTQVPAMDETAFLAAVSAGYDAVTKDLDLICFGEMGIGNTTPAAAISAALFGGGAEKWTGRGTGVDDAGLKRKVVAIEAGLKRHAAALTDPLGVAASLGGRELAAIFGATLAARHLGIPVLLDGFVCTAAAAPLARLHPTGLAHTIAAHVSAESGHRGLLEALDLPPLLDLGMRLGEGSGACLAVNIVRSALECHARMASFAEAGVSEK, from the coding sequence ATGCCCTTCAAATCCCTCGATGAACTGCGCGCCGCCTGCCTTGACCTGCCCACCGGCAGCGATACGGCCGCAAAGGCCGTTGCCCGCCGCCAGGACACGCTGACCAAGCCGCAAGGCAGCCTCGGCCGACTGGAGACCATCGCTGCATGGCTGGCGCGCTGGCAGGGCCGCGATATGCCGAAACTCGACCGGGTGAAGGTGTTCGTCTTCGCCGGCAACCACGGCGTCACCGCGCAGGGCGTGTCGGCTTTCCCCTCCGAGGTCACCGTGCAGATGGTGGCGAATTTCGCCGGCGGCGGCGCCGCCATCAACCAGCTCGCCCGCATCGCCGGCGCCGAACTCGATGTCATCCCGCTCGACCTCGACCATCCTACCGGTGACTTCACGCAAGTGCCGGCAATGGACGAGACGGCGTTTCTCGCCGCCGTCTCCGCAGGCTATGACGCGGTGACGAAAGACCTCGACCTGATCTGCTTCGGCGAGATGGGCATCGGCAACACCACGCCGGCGGCCGCCATTTCGGCGGCGCTGTTTGGCGGTGGCGCGGAAAAATGGACCGGGCGCGGCACCGGCGTCGACGATGCCGGTCTCAAGCGCAAGGTGGTCGCCATCGAAGCCGGCCTCAAGCGCCACGCCGCCGCCCTCACCGATCCGCTCGGCGTTGCCGCTTCACTCGGCGGCCGCGAACTCGCCGCCATCTTCGGCGCCACGCTTGCCGCCCGCCATCTCGGCATACCCGTGCTGCTCGACGGCTTCGTCTGCACTGCCGCCGCCGCCCCACTGGCCAGGCTGCACCCGACCGGCCTCGCCCACACCATCGCGGCCCATGTCTCGGCCGAATCGGGTCATCGCGGCCTGCTCGAAGCGCTCGACCTGCCGCCGCTGCTCGATCTCGGCATGCGGCTCGGCGAAGGCTCCGGCGCCTGCCTCGCCGTCAACATCGTCCGCTCGGCACTGGAGTGCCATGCAAGGATGGCGAGCTTTGCCGAGGCAGGGGTCTCGGAGAAGTAG
- the cobS gene encoding adenosylcobinamide-GDP ribazoletransferase — protein MLKLRSMTLSPRQIPSDIALCLVFFTRLPLPDLDFRGRSLAAAIWAAPIAGLVVGLIGAIVFATAERFGLAMGPAAALALVATVITTGCLHEDGLSDVADGFGGGKSRGRKLEIMRDSRIGAYGAMALALSLLIRWSALSQLVDPTQALFALVAAHAASRGVLGAFMHLLPPARDDGLSAGAGTVSLETAIAGAVLGAIPLLLLGAGGAIAALILLGLLFAAFHALCLNQIGGQTGDTIGALQQVSEIAVLLVASVALS, from the coding sequence ATGCTCAAGCTGCGGAGCATGACCCTTTCGCCACGGCAGATCCCTAGCGACATCGCGCTCTGCCTGGTCTTCTTCACCCGCCTGCCCTTGCCCGACCTCGATTTTCGCGGCCGAAGCCTTGCCGCCGCGATCTGGGCCGCCCCCATCGCCGGCCTTGTCGTCGGCCTGATCGGCGCGATCGTCTTTGCCACGGCGGAACGGTTTGGCCTTGCCATGGGCCCGGCAGCAGCCCTTGCCCTTGTCGCAACGGTGATCACCACCGGCTGCCTGCATGAGGATGGACTGTCCGATGTCGCCGACGGCTTTGGCGGCGGCAAATCGCGCGGCCGCAAACTGGAGATCATGCGCGACAGCCGCATCGGCGCCTATGGCGCCATGGCGTTGGCCCTGTCGCTGCTGATCCGCTGGAGCGCGCTGTCGCAATTGGTGGACCCCACGCAGGCTCTCTTTGCCCTTGTTGCCGCCCACGCCGCCTCGCGTGGCGTGCTGGGCGCCTTCATGCATCTCTTGCCCCCGGCGCGCGACGACGGCCTCTCGGCCGGCGCCGGCACCGTCTCGCTGGAAACGGCAATCGCCGGCGCCGTGCTTGGCGCGATCCCGCTTCTCCTGCTTGGTGCCGGCGGCGCGATCGCCGCACTGATCCTGCTCGGCCTGCTCTTTGCCGCCTTTCATGCTCTTTGCCTCAACCAGATCGGTGGCCAGACCGGCGACACGATCGGCGCCTTGCAGCAGGTAAGCGAAATCGCGGTGCTGCTCGTCGCGTCCGTAGCCCTTTCCTGA
- a CDS encoding cobyrinate a,c-diamide synthase has translation MTARAIIIGAPRSGSGKTSVTIGILRALTRRGLKVRGAKSGPDYIDPGFHTAATGLSGVNLDSWAMPPSLLNALAAQAADDTDFVILESAMGLFDGIPAAPGRTGSAADLARLYGLPVLLVLDVSGQSTTAAAVAKGFATYDPDVRMAGVVLNRLGSERHRRLSGDAIEAIGLPVVGAILRDPTLNLPERHLGLVQAGEYDDLMAHLDRLADMAEKSLDLNAVMRLATPLTPAVGDFAGALQPPGQRIALAEDAAFTFLYPHVAAYWRKAGVEIVPFSPLADEAPDQDCDVCWLPGGYPELHAGRLAAAETFKTGMARFAATKPIHGECGGFMVLGEALEDASGETHGMLGLLGHSTSFAKRKMNLGYREARLRADCPLGAQGALIRGHEFHYAQMTATGNDEPLADLADGQGNPIGASGYRRGHVSGTFFHAIARG, from the coding sequence ATGACGGCCCGCGCGATCATCATCGGCGCGCCGCGCTCCGGCTCGGGCAAGACCAGCGTCACCATCGGCATCTTGCGCGCGCTCACCCGGCGCGGACTGAAGGTGCGCGGCGCCAAATCCGGCCCGGACTATATCGATCCCGGTTTCCACACCGCCGCCACCGGTCTGTCCGGCGTCAACCTTGACAGCTGGGCCATGCCGCCGTCGCTGCTCAATGCGCTGGCCGCACAGGCGGCCGATGACACGGACTTCGTCATCCTCGAAAGCGCCATGGGCCTGTTCGACGGCATTCCGGCCGCGCCGGGCCGCACCGGCTCGGCCGCCGACCTCGCCCGGCTCTATGGCCTCCCAGTGCTGCTGGTGCTCGACGTTTCCGGACAATCGACCACGGCGGCGGCCGTTGCCAAGGGTTTTGCCACCTACGATCCGGATGTCCGCATGGCCGGTGTCGTGCTCAACCGGCTGGGCAGCGAGCGCCACCGGCGGCTCTCCGGCGACGCTATCGAGGCGATCGGCCTGCCCGTCGTCGGCGCCATCCTGCGCGATCCAACGCTCAATTTGCCCGAACGCCATCTCGGCCTCGTCCAGGCCGGCGAGTATGATGATCTGATGGCGCATCTCGACCGGCTGGCTGACATGGCGGAGAAATCGCTCGACCTCAATGCCGTGATGAGGCTGGCAACGCCCCTTACTCCGGCTGTTGGCGACTTCGCCGGCGCGCTGCAGCCGCCCGGCCAACGCATCGCGCTGGCCGAGGATGCCGCCTTCACTTTCCTCTACCCGCACGTCGCCGCCTACTGGCGCAAGGCCGGCGTGGAAATCGTTCCGTTCTCGCCGCTCGCCGACGAAGCACCCGACCAGGACTGCGATGTCTGCTGGCTGCCGGGCGGCTATCCCGAGCTTCACGCCGGCCGGCTCGCAGCGGCGGAGACGTTCAAAACCGGAATGGCGCGCTTCGCCGCGACGAAGCCCATTCACGGCGAGTGCGGCGGCTTCATGGTGCTGGGCGAGGCGCTGGAGGACGCATCGGGTGAAACGCATGGAATGCTCGGCCTGCTTGGCCATTCCACCAGCTTCGCCAAGCGCAAGATGAATCTAGGCTACCGCGAGGCGCGGCTGCGCGCCGATTGCCCGTTGGGCGCGCAAGGCGCGCTGATCCGTGGCCACGAATTCCACTATGCGCAGATGACGGCTACCGGCAATGACGAGCCTTTGGCCGACCTCGCCGACGGCCAGGGCAATCCGATCGGCGCTTCCGGCTATCGGCGCGGCCATGTCAGCGGCACCTTTTTCCACGCCATTGCGAGGGGCTAG
- the cobA gene encoding uroporphyrinogen-III C-methyltransferase — protein sequence MSGNTKNNGENATLEQALARLNFKPRPLEPGHVWLAGAGPGDPGCLTLEVLAALAEADALVYDALVSPDVVAVAANAELFFAGKRGGKPSMKQDDITALLVRLAREGRRVVRLKGGDPYIFGRGGEEALALARESIPFRVLPGLTSGLSALAATGIPATMRGINKAVILATGHAAGTDDDIDWAAIARTGQPVVVYMGMANLPLIAASLLDGGLAPSTPAAVIVAATTPQERIVVATLATIAEEAAAAGLASPALIVVGGIVAMRAALTGQA from the coding sequence GTGAGCGGCAACACCAAAAACAACGGCGAAAACGCCACGCTCGAACAGGCGCTCGCGCGGCTGAACTTCAAGCCGCGACCGCTGGAGCCGGGCCATGTCTGGCTGGCCGGCGCCGGCCCCGGCGACCCCGGCTGCCTGACGCTGGAAGTGCTGGCGGCGCTCGCAGAGGCGGATGCGCTGGTTTACGACGCGCTGGTCTCGCCTGATGTCGTCGCGGTGGCCGCAAACGCCGAGCTGTTCTTTGCTGGCAAGCGCGGCGGAAAACCGTCGATGAAGCAGGACGACATCACCGCCTTGCTGGTGCGGCTGGCGCGTGAAGGCCGTCGCGTCGTCAGGCTGAAAGGCGGCGATCCCTATATTTTCGGCCGTGGCGGCGAAGAAGCTTTGGCATTGGCGCGGGAAAGCATTCCGTTTCGTGTCCTGCCTGGCCTGACATCGGGCCTCAGCGCACTGGCCGCCACCGGCATCCCGGCGACCATGCGCGGCATCAACAAGGCGGTGATCCTGGCGACCGGCCATGCCGCCGGCACCGATGACGATATCGATTGGGCAGCGATTGCCCGCACCGGCCAGCCTGTCGTGGTCTATATGGGCATGGCCAATTTGCCGCTGATCGCAGCCTCATTGCTCGATGGCGGACTAGCGCCATCGACACCGGCGGCGGTGATCGTCGCCGCCACCACACCGCAGGAACGGATCGTGGTCGCCACGCTGGCCACCATCGCCGAGGAAGCCGCGGCCGCCGGGCTTGCCTCGCCGGCACTGATCGTCGTCGGCGGCATCGTCGCCATGCGCGCGGCATTGACGGGGCAAGCATGA